The following are encoded in a window of Kitasatospora sp. NBC_01250 genomic DNA:
- a CDS encoding DUF2461 domain-containing protein, which produces MTFEGWQDEALEFYERLETDNSKTFWAEHREVYERAVRQPMAELLDRLEPEFGPGKIFRPNRDIRFSADKTPYKTHIGAFLEVGGYIQLSADGLACGNGMYHLATDQLERYRAAVAEDVTGAELERVIARVTKAGPVVTGRDPLKTAPRGYPKDHPRIALLRNKGLIAWQEWEPADWLGTPEAYRRVTAFLRASQPLKDWLDGHVGPSELPPR; this is translated from the coding sequence GTGACTTTCGAAGGCTGGCAGGACGAGGCGCTGGAGTTCTACGAGCGCCTGGAGACCGACAACTCGAAGACCTTCTGGGCGGAGCACCGGGAGGTCTACGAGCGCGCGGTGCGCCAACCGATGGCGGAGCTGCTCGACCGGCTGGAGCCGGAGTTCGGCCCCGGCAAGATCTTCCGCCCCAACCGGGACATCCGGTTCAGCGCCGACAAGACCCCGTACAAGACGCACATCGGCGCCTTCCTGGAGGTCGGCGGCTACATCCAGCTCTCCGCCGACGGACTGGCCTGCGGCAACGGGATGTACCATCTGGCCACCGACCAACTGGAGCGCTACCGCGCCGCGGTGGCCGAGGACGTGACCGGCGCGGAGCTGGAGCGGGTGATCGCCCGGGTCACCAAGGCCGGCCCCGTGGTCACCGGACGCGACCCGTTGAAGACCGCGCCCCGCGGCTACCCCAAGGACCACCCGCGGATCGCGCTGCTGCGCAACAAGGGCCTGATCGCCTGGCAGGAGTGGGAGCCCGCCGACTGGCTCGGCACTCCCGAGGCCTACCGTCGGGTCACCGCCTTCCTGCGCGCCTCGCAGCCGCTGAAGGACTGGCTGGACGGCCACGTCGGGCCCAGCGAACTCCCGCCGCGCTGA
- a CDS encoding aldo/keto reductase: MTPQTTTTITITAASAGTWQLGDRSVNRIGFGAMRLTQYGEALAEDAVPSDRGRAIRVLRRAVELGVNHIDTASFYFSPLRSANELINRALAPYPDDLVIATKVGPSRSPSGEFLPHATPDRLRGQVEENLRQLGRDHLDLVNLRIVGTDSVAERFGALAELRTAGLIRHLGLSNIHPHQLAEARAIAPVVCVQNRYGLGIRPDHDAFLRDCGRQGIAFVPFYSIAGTGGQAGARGEADEEVLAIARERGVSAAQLRLAWTLHRGPHVLAIPGTGDPDHLAANVATGALRLDGAELAALETVHQGGA, encoded by the coding sequence ATGACCCCACAGACCACCACCACCATCACCATCACCGCAGCATCGGCAGGCACGTGGCAGCTCGGCGACCGCTCCGTCAACCGGATCGGCTTCGGCGCCATGCGCCTGACGCAGTACGGCGAGGCCCTCGCCGAGGATGCCGTGCCGAGCGATCGCGGCCGAGCGATCCGGGTGCTGCGCCGCGCGGTCGAGCTCGGCGTGAACCACATCGACACGGCGTCCTTCTACTTCTCGCCGCTGCGCTCCGCCAACGAGTTGATCAACCGGGCGCTGGCGCCCTACCCCGATGACCTCGTCATCGCCACGAAGGTCGGGCCGAGCCGGAGCCCTTCGGGCGAGTTCCTCCCGCACGCGACCCCCGACCGGTTGCGCGGCCAGGTGGAGGAGAACCTGCGCCAACTCGGCCGCGACCACCTCGATCTGGTGAACCTGCGGATCGTCGGCACCGACTCGGTCGCCGAGCGCTTCGGGGCACTGGCCGAGCTGCGCACGGCCGGGCTGATCCGCCATCTCGGGCTCTCCAACATCCACCCGCACCAGCTCGCCGAGGCCCGGGCCATCGCGCCCGTGGTCTGCGTACAGAACCGGTACGGACTGGGCATCCGGCCCGACCACGACGCGTTCCTGCGCGACTGCGGCCGACAGGGCATCGCCTTCGTGCCGTTCTACTCGATCGCCGGCACCGGCGGCCAGGCGGGCGCGCGGGGCGAAGCCGACGAGGAGGTGCTGGCCATCGCCCGGGAGCGCGGGGTCAGTGCGGCGCAGCTCCGGCTCGCGTGGACGCTGCACCGCGGCCCGCACGTGCTGGCCATCCCCGGCACCGGCGACCCGGACCACCTGGCCGCCAACGTGGCCACCGGGGCGCTGCGCCTCGACGGAGCGGAACTGGCCGCCCTGGAGACTGTGCACCAGGGCGGCGCGTGA
- a CDS encoding ArsR/SmtB family transcription factor: MPAELTFSANDLAQMRFAVSPMWELGTSFKLLNSGAAHPVHQRWIDQVRPRAVAAGLDRGWLAELIRPDAYVPDFLNPAPAGPAPTLAAELTAILAAPAERVRQDLDRLRQEQGPLGPRLRSLRAEPSAHLRRLAEEIETYWELALAPYWARIRAVLDAEVFQRARQVAEHGAVHLLNDLHTSVGWDDNVLRLSRRSNPISRTTAGAGLLLIPSAFTGSVPLTRVTPPEPPQLAYPARGVGSLWEARPVTGSAAIAAVLGRSKALLLTELDTPASTTELARRTGLSAPAVSQHLTALRDAGLTSAHRAGRSVLYARTAVAESVLAATAARGAG, from the coding sequence GTGCCCGCGGAGCTGACGTTCTCGGCGAACGACCTGGCGCAGATGCGCTTCGCCGTCTCGCCCATGTGGGAGCTCGGGACCAGCTTCAAGCTGCTGAACTCGGGGGCCGCGCACCCCGTGCACCAACGCTGGATCGACCAGGTGCGGCCCCGGGCGGTGGCCGCCGGGCTGGACCGGGGGTGGCTCGCCGAACTGATCCGGCCCGACGCGTACGTCCCCGACTTCCTCAACCCGGCACCGGCGGGACCGGCGCCGACCCTGGCCGCCGAGCTCACCGCGATCCTTGCCGCCCCCGCCGAGCGGGTCCGCCAGGACCTCGACCGCCTGCGGCAGGAGCAGGGCCCGCTCGGCCCGCGCCTGCGCTCCCTGCGCGCCGAGCCGTCCGCCCACCTCCGCAGGCTCGCCGAGGAGATCGAGACCTACTGGGAGCTCGCGCTGGCGCCCTACTGGGCGCGGATCCGGGCCGTGCTGGATGCGGAGGTCTTCCAACGGGCCCGGCAGGTCGCCGAGCACGGTGCGGTCCATCTCCTCAACGACCTGCACACCTCGGTGGGTTGGGACGACAACGTGCTGCGCCTGAGTCGTCGCAGCAACCCGATCTCACGGACGACGGCCGGTGCCGGGCTGCTGCTGATCCCCTCGGCCTTCACCGGATCGGTCCCGCTCACCCGGGTCACGCCGCCGGAGCCACCCCAACTCGCCTACCCCGCAAGGGGTGTGGGCTCTCTCTGGGAGGCGCGGCCGGTCACCGGCAGCGCCGCGATCGCCGCCGTGCTCGGCCGCTCCAAGGCCCTGCTGCTCACCGAACTCGACACGCCGGCCTCCACCACCGAACTGGCCCGCCGTACCGGCCTCTCCGCCCCGGCCGTCTCCCAACACCTCACCGCCCTGCGCGACGCGGGCCTGACCAGCGCCCACCGCGCGGGCCGCTCGGTGCTCTACGCCCGCACCGCGGTGGCCGAGTCCGTGCTCGCCGCGACGGCCGCGCGAGGGGCCGGGTAA
- a CDS encoding GNAT family N-acetyltransferase produces the protein MDIRPTTDQDLDVFVSTLHTAFGLHPDTPNDDGGGVWWSAFEMDRGLLALTADGRPVGTAAAYSFELTLPGGTIAPAAGVTAVGVLPSHRRRGVLTAMMRHQLTELRARGEFLSVLLAAEAPIYGRFGYGPATYTGRLTVARHQGALAPLRAHGRADAPATDPATDPAAGSTSGSVEVMRRTECGAILEEVYDRYRRAQPGALSRPHRWWTRGAGQPPIAPAPRYVAVHRDTDGVPDGYASYVLSEGTLTVDETIAADDAVCTALIEFLLGHDLVTQVAFKHFPPGHPLRWQLADFRAAQVSNDSDWLWVRLLDIPQALTARGWFTDGELVLDVDDPFLGEHHRYLLTVRDGKADCVPTDRDPDLSLNVNDLGSIYLGGTAPSTLVRAGHIRAHRPDAATRADILFHAERHPHCLHWF, from the coding sequence ATGGACATCCGTCCCACGACCGACCAGGACCTCGACGTCTTCGTCAGCACACTCCACACCGCGTTCGGGCTCCACCCGGACACCCCGAACGACGATGGCGGCGGCGTCTGGTGGTCGGCGTTCGAGATGGACCGCGGGCTGCTGGCCCTGACCGCGGACGGGCGGCCCGTCGGGACCGCCGCCGCGTACTCGTTCGAACTCACCCTGCCCGGCGGGACCATCGCCCCGGCCGCCGGAGTCACCGCCGTCGGCGTCCTGCCCTCGCACCGGCGCCGGGGCGTGCTCACCGCGATGATGCGGCACCAGCTCACCGAGCTGCGGGCACGCGGGGAGTTCCTCTCCGTCCTGCTGGCCGCGGAGGCCCCGATCTACGGCAGGTTCGGCTACGGACCGGCGACCTACACGGGACGGCTCACGGTGGCACGCCACCAGGGCGCCCTCGCCCCGCTGCGGGCGCACGGACGGGCAGACGCCCCGGCCACCGACCCGGCCACCGACCCGGCTGCCGGCTCCACCAGCGGCTCGGTCGAGGTGATGCGGCGTACCGAGTGCGGCGCGATCCTCGAAGAGGTCTACGACCGGTACCGCCGCGCCCAGCCCGGCGCCCTGTCCCGGCCGCACCGCTGGTGGACCCGCGGCGCGGGGCAGCCCCCGATCGCTCCGGCGCCGCGCTACGTCGCCGTCCACCGCGACACCGACGGCGTCCCGGACGGGTACGCCAGCTATGTGCTCAGCGAAGGCACTCTGACGGTCGACGAGACCATCGCCGCCGACGACGCCGTCTGCACCGCCCTGATCGAGTTCCTGCTCGGCCACGACCTCGTCACCCAGGTCGCGTTCAAGCACTTCCCGCCCGGGCACCCGCTGCGCTGGCAGCTGGCGGACTTCCGTGCCGCCCAGGTGAGCAACGACTCCGACTGGCTCTGGGTACGGCTCCTGGACATACCGCAGGCGTTGACCGCACGCGGCTGGTTCACGGACGGCGAGCTCGTCCTCGACGTCGACGACCCGTTCCTCGGCGAGCACCACCGCTACCTGCTGACCGTCCGGGACGGCAAGGCCGACTGCGTCCCCACGGATCGGGACCCCGACCTCTCCCTGAACGTGAACGACCTCGGCTCGATCTACCTCGGCGGCACCGCGCCCAGCACACTCGTCCGCGCCGGACACATCCGCGCCCACCGCCCGGACGCGGCCACCCGCGCCGACATCCTCTTCCACGCCGAGCGGCACCCGCACTGCCTGCACTGGTTCTGA